Proteins from a genomic interval of Gossypium hirsutum isolate 1008001.06 chromosome A09, Gossypium_hirsutum_v2.1, whole genome shotgun sequence:
- the LOC107896477 gene encoding B3 domain-containing protein At4g02870: MINFFEDSQLESKYTNAELSLQSFRSIDNMSIGITPIEKGKLPMQDIRKSDVCNMENSSGAFSSELMEGYTNDNVPLELSLSLSFGVGECSYHHNLNNLNKTINGELPLTLFNKRQTIENPEFPSGRNKRNRVEIEIERRHHAPDDPWCIKKQLYKSDLGNLSRLILPSELVESHVLPHWNADQLAQIQQGLPVFVWDCDTNTQHYMKFKRWSKGANVLIKNWTSDFGKRRNLKLGDEIGLYWDIHNSRFNFSVLNRAPSE, translated from the coding sequence ATGATTAACTTTTTCGAAGATTCTCAGTTGGAATCGAAGTATACTAATGCCGAGCTATCGTTACAATCTTTTCGTTCTATCGATAATATGTCCATCGGAATTACTCCAATTGAAAAAGGAAAACTTCCAATGCAAGATATAAGGAAATCGGATGTATGTAATATGGAAAATAGTAGCGGTGCTTTTTCTTCGGAATTGATGGAAGGTTACACCAATGATAATGTTCCGTTAGAGTTATCTCTTTCGCTTTCGTTTGGAGTTGGTGAATGTAGCTATCACCATAACTTGAACAACTTGAATAAGACGATCAATGGAGAGCTTCCTTTGACATTGTTCAACAAGAGACAAACGATTGAGAACCCAGAATTTCCAAGCGGCAGAAACAAGAGAAATAGAGTCGAGATTGAAATTGAACGAAGGCATCATGCCCCTGATGATCCATGGTGCATCAAGAAGCAGCTTTATAAAAGTGATCTCGGGAACTTGTCAAGGTTGATATTGCCATCGGAGTTAGTAGAGTCTCATGTTTTGCCGCATTGGAATGCCGATCAATTAGCCCAAATTCAACAAGGATTACCGGTATTCGTTTGGGATTGTGATACCAATACCCAACATTACATGAAGTTCAAGCGTTGGAGCAAGGGGGCCAATGTGCTAATAAAAAATTGGACTTCAGATTTTGGGAAGAGAAGGAATCTGAAATTGGGTGATGAAATTGGTCTTTATTGGGACATCCATAACTCAAGATTCAACTTTTCTGTTCTAAACAGAGCTCCCTCTGAGtaa
- the LOC107896475 gene encoding uncharacterized protein, with product MKMLQHELCSSRILSPFRDEIVGDEELSVLPRHTKVIVTGNNRTKSVLVGLQGVVKKAVGLGGWHWLVLKNGVEVALQRNALSVLEHPTGNEVDDDHDFDNSSSGSDIASSIEFQRPAKPRVRHMKPWVPSASMKATNRSGYRDVQSIIHAPQSVNLAKLDNNSLRRYCRHFKLGNINAYSPRELMLNTVQQHFVSQPPLNDIQVISEFITSAKRLKTDDSQSEQL from the exons ATGAAAATGTTGCAGCATGAGCTGTGTTCTTCTCGGATTCTGTCGCCGTTCCGGGATGAAATCGTCGGCGACGAAGAGCTTTCGGTTCTTCCAAGACACACCAAAGTTATTGTCACCGGGAACAATAGAACAAAGTCTGTATTGGTCGGTTTGCAAGGCGTCGTCAAGAAGGCGGTCGGCCTCGGTGGTTGGCATTGGCTG GTTTTGAAGAATGGGGTTGAAGTTGCGTTGCAAAGGAATGCATTGAGTGTGCTGGAACACCCTACAGGGAACGAAGTAGATGATGATCATGATTTCGATAACTCAAGCAGTGGCTCGGACATTG CTAGTAGCATTGAGTTCCAACGGCCTGCAAAACCGAGAGTTCGACATATGAAACCATGGGTTCCATCTGCATCCATGAAAGCAACTAATCGTAGTGGTTACAGAGATGTTCAATCCATTATTCATGCACCCCAATCG GTAAATTTGGCAAAACTCGACAACAACTCCTTGAGAAGATATTGCAGGCATTTCAAACTT GGTAACATCAATGCTTATTCACCAAGGGAATTAATGCTTAACACTGTCCAGCAGCATTTTGTATCACAG CCACCGCTGAATGACATACAGGTGATCTCGGAATTCATCACTTCTGCTAAGAGATTGAAAACCGACGACTCACAGAGTGAGCAACTCTGA